A genome region from Coturnix japonica isolate 7356 chromosome 13, Coturnix japonica 2.1, whole genome shotgun sequence includes the following:
- the FBXO38 gene encoding F-box only protein 38 isoform X6, whose protein sequence is MPVPEAEGSSHTLSASSEGCGFVCRPLVGIHAHWYLERRRVRGHEAFSIPGVLEALQACPNLLGVETSHLELVEAIWTYMPQVHILGKFRNRNGAFPIPPENKLKIPIGAKIQTLHLVGVNVPEIPCIPMLRHLYLKWVRLTKPQPFKDFLCISLRTFVMRNCAGPTNSLKYVPLVTGLASARNLEHLELVRVPFLGGLIQHVVEDSWRSGGFRNLHTIVLGACKNALEVDLGYLIITAARRLHEVRIQPSLTKDGVFSALKMAELEFPQFETLHLGYVDEFLLQCKMTNGDLVKYGLADVVENPGIITDIGMKAVNEVFSCIKYLVIYNCPHLHNPNNWITDHSRWTRLVDLTLVRCHAIKLDSFSQFIELLPSLEFISLDQMFREPPKGCARVGLSAGTGIGVSSALVSNQNSNNDNDNNNNHQNNNNPNIHHNNHQHPNDQNEENELRQDGQAEGQQIAAEALNEMEEVAPEEGMAAGQGHNDVPAHSQAVVPMEVDEEQAGPSGIQPVVKAAPITVHDSDSEDEEENMGTRACITNNIAQNYSDGEEKSRDPVETKEPSGVEQLVSGKGKTPLRKRCSASQVGQAKQFHMEESSCEKGCQVTSEQIKADMKAASDMPERNKGKDSYPSCGNATGSTGSSSSCSAISSSPDCAQTASNHCAGTSLAAADESRQCVCSPCKSEGSSERETEETSVCSRCSCHKPQDTQQRTSGCCDGECPSTSGACRNGRSSAGSDFAFRTLPNCGSPREASGERTSGSTCGPASLEESMGSQQRSCEMQCKEEYPRRPLTRARSKLSHVPLVSESEVTKPRPRQTTKRKRTADKSTSTSDPVIEDDHVQVLTLKSKNLVGITLTNCGITDLVLKDCPKMMFIHATRCRVLKHLKVENAPVVNRFDYAQCKKLNMDQVLDQILRMPPERNRIIYLRPMQQVDTLTLEQKIFSGPYPYHICIIHEFSNPPNVRNKVRIRSWMDTIANINQELIKYEFFPEATRTEEDLKKYTKYPWGRDIYTLEGIVDGAPYSMITDFPWLRSLRTAEPNSYARYDFEDDERTTIYAPRRKGQLSADICMETIGEEISELRQMKKGVFQRVVAIFIHYCDVNGEPVEDDYI, encoded by the exons ATGCCTGTCCCGGAAGCTGAAGGAAGCAGTCACACTTTATCTGCGAGTAGTGAAGGTTGTGGATTTGTGTGCAGGCCGTTGGTGGGAATACATGCCCACTG GTATCTTGAAAGACGCAGAGTTCGTGGCCATGAAGCTTTTAGCATTCCTGGAGTTCTAGAGGCTTTGCAGGCCTGTCCAAATCTGTTG GGCGTTGAGACCTCCCATTTAGAGCTGGTGGAAGCTATCTGGACATACATGCCACAAGTTCATATTTTAGGGAAGTTTCGTAATCGTAATGGTGCTTTTCCAATCCCTCCTGAGAACAAGCTAAAAATTCCTATAGGAGCTAAAATTCAGACTTTGCACTTAGTAG GAGTGAATGTCCCCGAGATTCCTTGTATCCCAATGCTGAGGCACCTTTATTTGAAGTGGGTGAGACTCACTAAACCACAGCCTTTTAAAGATTTCCTTTGTATCAGCTTACGCACTTTTGTAATGAGAAATTGTGCAG GACCCACAAATTCTCTGAAGTATGTTCCCCTAGTGACGGGCCTGGCTTCAGCCCGAAATCTGGAGCATCTAGAACTGGTTCGTGTTCCGTTTCTTGGAGGACTTATTCAGCATGTGGTAGAAGACAGCTGGAGATCAG GTGGTTTTAGGAATTTGCACACTATAGTTCTGGGAGCTTGCAAGAATGCACTTGAAGTGGATCTTGGCTACCTCATCATAACTGCTGCACGAAG GTTGCATGAAGTGCGGATCCAGCCTTCCTTGACCAAAGATggtgttttttctgctttgaagatgGCTGAACTGGAATTTCCACAGTTTGAAACTCTTCATCTAGGATATGTTGATGAGTTTTTACTACAGT GTAAAATGACAAATGGAGACTTGGTGAAGTATGGCTTGGCTGATGTGGTTGAAAATCCAGGAATTATTACAGATATTGGTATGAAAGCTGTAAATGAGGTTTTTTCTTGCATCAAGTATCTGGTCATTTACAACTGTCCACATCTACATAACCCAAATAATTGGATCACAG ATCATTCAAGATGGACCCGATTGGTTGACCTCACGTTGGTGCGATGCCACGCAATAAAGCTAGATTCATTTAGTCAGTTCATTGAGTTATTGCCAAGTTTAGAATTCATTTCTCTGGACCAGATGTTCCGTGAACCTCCTAAG gGCTGTGCTCGTGTGGGCTTAAGTGCAGGCACAGGAATCGGTGTCTCATCTGCCCTAGTCAGCAATCAGAATTCTAACAATGACAATGACAACAACAATAatcaccaaaacaacaacaatccCAACATCCACCACAACAATCATCAACATCCAAATGACCAAAATGAGGAGAATGAGCTGCGGCAGGATGGGCAAGCTGAAGGGCAGCAGATTGCAGCTGAGG CACTAAATGAGATGGAGGAAGTTGCACCAGAAGAAGGAATGGCTGCTGGACAGGGCCACAATGATGtccctgctcacagccaggCTGTTGTTCCTATGGAGGTTGATGAAGAGCAAGCAG gacCAAGTGGCATTCAACCTGTTGTAAAAGCAGCACCAATTACTGTTCATGATTCAGACagtgaggatgaggaagaaaacatggGGACAAGAGCCTGCATCACTAACAACATTGCCCAGAATTACTcagatggagaagagaaaagcagagatccAGTGGAAACTAAAGAACCTTCAGGTGTGGAACAGCTGG TGAGTGGTAAAGGCAAGACACCCCTGCGGAAGAGATGCAGTGCCAGCCAAGTGGGCCAGGCAAAGCAGTTCCATATGGAGGAAAGCAGCTGTGAGAAAGGTTGTCAAGTAACAAGTGAGCAGATTAAAGCAGACATGAAAGCAGCAAGTGACATGCCTGAAAGGAACAAAGGCAAAGATTCTTACCCAAGTTGTGGTAATGCAACAGGATCAACTGGATcatccagctcctgcagtgctaTTTCTTCTAGCCCTGACTGTGCACAGACAGCTAGTAACCACTGTGCTGGCACCAGCCTAGCAGCTGCAGATGAATCCAGGCAATGTGTCTGCTCACCTTGTAAAAGTGAAGGTTCCAGTGAGAGAGAGACTGAGGAGACCTCTGTTTGTTCCAGGTGTTCCTGCCACAAGCCACAGGACACACAGCAGAGGACTAGTGGGTGTTGTGATGGGGAATGCCCATCCACGAGTGGTGCCTGCAGGAATGGACGGAGCAGCGCTGGGTCAGATTTTGCATTTAGGACTCTGCCGAACTGTGGGTCTCCCCGAGAGGCAAGTGGTGAGAGGACTAGTGGGAGTACCTGTGGGCCTGCCAGTTTGGAGGAGAGCATGGGctcacagcagagaagctgtgagatGCAGTGTAAAGAAGAATATCCTCGCCGGCCGCTGACGAGAGCTAGAAGCAAGCTGTCTCATGTCCCTCTGGTGTCAGAGTCAG aagtgacCAAGCCAAGGCCACGGCAAACCACAAAGCGGAAAAGGACAGCTGACAAGTCCACAAGCACAAGTGACCCAGTTATTGAGGATGATCATGTTCAA GTACTGACTTTGAAATCCAAAAATCTTGTTGGAATCACTTTGACCAATTGTGGAATAACAGATTTGGTACTGAAAGACTGCCCCAAAATGATGTTCATACATG CTACGAGGTGCCGGGTATTGAAACActtaaaagtagaaaatgcaCCAGTTGTGAATCGGTTTGACTATGCCCAGTGCAAGAAATTAAACATGGATCAGGTCCTGGATCAGATTCTCAGGATGCCCCCAGAAAGAAACCGTATCATTTATCTTCGTCCAATGCAGCAG GTCGACACACTGACTCTTGAGCAGAAGATATTTAGTGGCCCCTATCCCTACCATATTTGCATCATTCACGAGTTCAGTAACCCACCTAATGTCCGCAACAAGGTGCGCATTCGGAGCTGGATGGACACGATAGCGAACATTAACCA AGAGCTTATTAAATATGAGTTCTTCCCTGAAGCAACACGAACTGAAGAAGACCTGAAGAAATACACTAAGTACCCTTGGGGACGAGATATTTACACTCTAGAAG GCATTGTGGATGGTGCCCCTTACTCCATGATTACTGACTTCCCATGGTTGAGATCACTGAGGACAGCAGAGCCAAACAGCTATGCCAGATACGACTTCGAGGATGATGAGAGAA CTACTATTTATGCACCCCGGAGGAAAGGACAGCTGTCTGCAGACATCTGTATGGAAACAATAGGAGAAGAGATCTCTGAACTGCGCCAGATGAAAAAGGGCGTATTCCAACGTGTGGTGGCGATCTTCATCCATTACTGTGATGTCAATGGTGAGCCAGTCGAGGATGATTACATCTGA
- the FBXO38 gene encoding F-box only protein 38 isoform X5 produces MKCFATSLGYHVHGMPVPEAEGSSHTLSASSEGCGFVCRPLVGIHAHWYLERRRVRGHEAFSIPGVLEALQACPNLLGVETSHLELVEAIWTYMPQVHILGKFRNRNGAFPIPPENKLKIPIGAKIQTLHLVGVNVPEIPCIPMLRHLYLKWVRLTKPQPFKDFLCISLRTFVMRNCAGPTNSLKYVPLVTGLASARNLEHLELVRVPFLGGLIQHVVEDSWRSGGFRNLHTIVLGACKNALEVDLGYLIITAARRLHEVRIQPSLTKDGVFSALKMAELEFPQFETLHLGYVDEFLLQCKMTNGDLVKYGLADVVENPGIITDIGMKAVNEVFSCIKYLVIYNCPHLHNPNNWITDHSRWTRLVDLTLVRCHAIKLDSFSQFIELLPSLEFISLDQMFREPPKGCARVGLSAGTGIGVSSALVSNQNSNNDNDNNNNHQNNNNPNIHHNNHQHPNDQNEENELRQDGQAEGQQIAAEALNEMEEVAPEEGMAAGQGHNDVPAHSQAVVPMEVDEEQAGPSGIQPVVKAAPITVHDSDSEDEEENMGTRACITNNIAQNYSDGEEKSRDPVETKEPSGVEQLVSGKGKTPLRKRCSASQVGQAKQFHMEESSCEKGCQVTSEQIKADMKAASDMPERNKGKDSYPSCGNATGSTGSSSSCSAISSSPDCAQTASNHCAGTSLAAADESRQCVCSPCKSEGSSERETEETSVCSRCSCHKPQDTQQRTSGCCDGECPSTSGACRNGRSSAGSDFAFRTLPNCGSPREASGERTSGSTCGPASLEESMGSQQRSCEMQCKEEYPRRPLTRARSKLSHVPLVSESEVTKPRPRQTTKRKRTADKSTSTSDPVIEDDHVQVLTLKSKNLVGITLTNCGITDLVLKDCPKMMFIHATRCRVLKHLKVENAPVVNRFDYAQCKKLNMDQVLDQILRMPPERNRIIYLRPMQQVDTLTLEQKIFSGPYPYHICIIHEFSNPPNVRNKVRIRSWMDTIANINQELIKYEFFPEATRTEEDLKKYTKYPWGRDIYTLEGIVDGAPYSMITDFPWLRSLRTAEPNSYARYDFEDDERTTIYAPRRKGQLSADICMETIGEEISELRQMKKGVFQRVVAIFIHYCDVNGEPVEDDYI; encoded by the exons ATGAAGTGCTTTGCCACATCTTTAG GATATCATGTGCATGGAATGCCTGTCCCGGAAGCTGAAGGAAGCAGTCACACTTTATCTGCGAGTAGTGAAGGTTGTGGATTTGTGTGCAGGCCGTTGGTGGGAATACATGCCCACTG GTATCTTGAAAGACGCAGAGTTCGTGGCCATGAAGCTTTTAGCATTCCTGGAGTTCTAGAGGCTTTGCAGGCCTGTCCAAATCTGTTG GGCGTTGAGACCTCCCATTTAGAGCTGGTGGAAGCTATCTGGACATACATGCCACAAGTTCATATTTTAGGGAAGTTTCGTAATCGTAATGGTGCTTTTCCAATCCCTCCTGAGAACAAGCTAAAAATTCCTATAGGAGCTAAAATTCAGACTTTGCACTTAGTAG GAGTGAATGTCCCCGAGATTCCTTGTATCCCAATGCTGAGGCACCTTTATTTGAAGTGGGTGAGACTCACTAAACCACAGCCTTTTAAAGATTTCCTTTGTATCAGCTTACGCACTTTTGTAATGAGAAATTGTGCAG GACCCACAAATTCTCTGAAGTATGTTCCCCTAGTGACGGGCCTGGCTTCAGCCCGAAATCTGGAGCATCTAGAACTGGTTCGTGTTCCGTTTCTTGGAGGACTTATTCAGCATGTGGTAGAAGACAGCTGGAGATCAG GTGGTTTTAGGAATTTGCACACTATAGTTCTGGGAGCTTGCAAGAATGCACTTGAAGTGGATCTTGGCTACCTCATCATAACTGCTGCACGAAG GTTGCATGAAGTGCGGATCCAGCCTTCCTTGACCAAAGATggtgttttttctgctttgaagatgGCTGAACTGGAATTTCCACAGTTTGAAACTCTTCATCTAGGATATGTTGATGAGTTTTTACTACAGT GTAAAATGACAAATGGAGACTTGGTGAAGTATGGCTTGGCTGATGTGGTTGAAAATCCAGGAATTATTACAGATATTGGTATGAAAGCTGTAAATGAGGTTTTTTCTTGCATCAAGTATCTGGTCATTTACAACTGTCCACATCTACATAACCCAAATAATTGGATCACAG ATCATTCAAGATGGACCCGATTGGTTGACCTCACGTTGGTGCGATGCCACGCAATAAAGCTAGATTCATTTAGTCAGTTCATTGAGTTATTGCCAAGTTTAGAATTCATTTCTCTGGACCAGATGTTCCGTGAACCTCCTAAG gGCTGTGCTCGTGTGGGCTTAAGTGCAGGCACAGGAATCGGTGTCTCATCTGCCCTAGTCAGCAATCAGAATTCTAACAATGACAATGACAACAACAATAatcaccaaaacaacaacaatccCAACATCCACCACAACAATCATCAACATCCAAATGACCAAAATGAGGAGAATGAGCTGCGGCAGGATGGGCAAGCTGAAGGGCAGCAGATTGCAGCTGAGG CACTAAATGAGATGGAGGAAGTTGCACCAGAAGAAGGAATGGCTGCTGGACAGGGCCACAATGATGtccctgctcacagccaggCTGTTGTTCCTATGGAGGTTGATGAAGAGCAAGCAG gacCAAGTGGCATTCAACCTGTTGTAAAAGCAGCACCAATTACTGTTCATGATTCAGACagtgaggatgaggaagaaaacatggGGACAAGAGCCTGCATCACTAACAACATTGCCCAGAATTACTcagatggagaagagaaaagcagagatccAGTGGAAACTAAAGAACCTTCAGGTGTGGAACAGCTGG TGAGTGGTAAAGGCAAGACACCCCTGCGGAAGAGATGCAGTGCCAGCCAAGTGGGCCAGGCAAAGCAGTTCCATATGGAGGAAAGCAGCTGTGAGAAAGGTTGTCAAGTAACAAGTGAGCAGATTAAAGCAGACATGAAAGCAGCAAGTGACATGCCTGAAAGGAACAAAGGCAAAGATTCTTACCCAAGTTGTGGTAATGCAACAGGATCAACTGGATcatccagctcctgcagtgctaTTTCTTCTAGCCCTGACTGTGCACAGACAGCTAGTAACCACTGTGCTGGCACCAGCCTAGCAGCTGCAGATGAATCCAGGCAATGTGTCTGCTCACCTTGTAAAAGTGAAGGTTCCAGTGAGAGAGAGACTGAGGAGACCTCTGTTTGTTCCAGGTGTTCCTGCCACAAGCCACAGGACACACAGCAGAGGACTAGTGGGTGTTGTGATGGGGAATGCCCATCCACGAGTGGTGCCTGCAGGAATGGACGGAGCAGCGCTGGGTCAGATTTTGCATTTAGGACTCTGCCGAACTGTGGGTCTCCCCGAGAGGCAAGTGGTGAGAGGACTAGTGGGAGTACCTGTGGGCCTGCCAGTTTGGAGGAGAGCATGGGctcacagcagagaagctgtgagatGCAGTGTAAAGAAGAATATCCTCGCCGGCCGCTGACGAGAGCTAGAAGCAAGCTGTCTCATGTCCCTCTGGTGTCAGAGTCAG aagtgacCAAGCCAAGGCCACGGCAAACCACAAAGCGGAAAAGGACAGCTGACAAGTCCACAAGCACAAGTGACCCAGTTATTGAGGATGATCATGTTCAA GTACTGACTTTGAAATCCAAAAATCTTGTTGGAATCACTTTGACCAATTGTGGAATAACAGATTTGGTACTGAAAGACTGCCCCAAAATGATGTTCATACATG CTACGAGGTGCCGGGTATTGAAACActtaaaagtagaaaatgcaCCAGTTGTGAATCGGTTTGACTATGCCCAGTGCAAGAAATTAAACATGGATCAGGTCCTGGATCAGATTCTCAGGATGCCCCCAGAAAGAAACCGTATCATTTATCTTCGTCCAATGCAGCAG GTCGACACACTGACTCTTGAGCAGAAGATATTTAGTGGCCCCTATCCCTACCATATTTGCATCATTCACGAGTTCAGTAACCCACCTAATGTCCGCAACAAGGTGCGCATTCGGAGCTGGATGGACACGATAGCGAACATTAACCA AGAGCTTATTAAATATGAGTTCTTCCCTGAAGCAACACGAACTGAAGAAGACCTGAAGAAATACACTAAGTACCCTTGGGGACGAGATATTTACACTCTAGAAG GCATTGTGGATGGTGCCCCTTACTCCATGATTACTGACTTCCCATGGTTGAGATCACTGAGGACAGCAGAGCCAAACAGCTATGCCAGATACGACTTCGAGGATGATGAGAGAA CTACTATTTATGCACCCCGGAGGAAAGGACAGCTGTCTGCAGACATCTGTATGGAAACAATAGGAGAAGAGATCTCTGAACTGCGCCAGATGAAAAAGGGCGTATTCCAACGTGTGGTGGCGATCTTCATCCATTACTGTGATGTCAATGGTGAGCCAGTCGAGGATGATTACATCTGA
- the FBXO38 gene encoding F-box only protein 38 isoform X4 produces MCMECLSRKLKEAVTLYLRVVKVVDLCAGRWWEYMPTGFTDSSFLTLLRKMPDIEQLYGLHPRYLERRRVRGHEAFSIPGVLEALQACPNLLGVETSHLELVEAIWTYMPQVHILGKFRNRNGAFPIPPENKLKIPIGAKIQTLHLVGVNVPEIPCIPMLRHLYLKWVRLTKPQPFKDFLCISLRTFVMRNCAGPTNSLKYVPLVTGLASARNLEHLELVRVPFLGGLIQHVVEDSWRSGGFRNLHTIVLGACKNALEVDLGYLIITAARRLHEVRIQPSLTKDGVFSALKMAELEFPQFETLHLGYVDEFLLQCKMTNGDLVKYGLADVVENPGIITDIGMKAVNEVFSCIKYLVIYNCPHLHNPNNWITDHSRWTRLVDLTLVRCHAIKLDSFSQFIELLPSLEFISLDQMFREPPKGCARVGLSAGTGIGVSSALVSNQNSNNDNDNNNNHQNNNNPNIHHNNHQHPNDQNEENELRQDGQAEGQQIAAEALNEMEEVAPEEGMAAGQGHNDVPAHSQAVVPMEVDEEQAGPSGIQPVVKAAPITVHDSDSEDEEENMGTRACITNNIAQNYSDGEEKSRDPVETKEPSGVEQLVSGKGKTPLRKRCSASQVGQAKQFHMEESSCEKGCQVTSEQIKADMKAASDMPERNKGKDSYPSCGNATGSTGSSSSCSAISSSPDCAQTASNHCAGTSLAAADESRQCVCSPCKSEGSSERETEETSVCSRCSCHKPQDTQQRTSGCCDGECPSTSGACRNGRSSAGSDFAFRTLPNCGSPREASGERTSGSTCGPASLEESMGSQQRSCEMQCKEEYPRRPLTRARSKLSHVPLVSESEVTKPRPRQTTKRKRTADKSTSTSDPVIEDDHVQVLTLKSKNLVGITLTNCGITDLVLKDCPKMMFIHATRCRVLKHLKVENAPVVNRFDYAQCKKLNMDQVLDQILRMPPERNRIIYLRPMQQVDTLTLEQKIFSGPYPYHICIIHEFSNPPNVRNKVRIRSWMDTIANINQELIKYEFFPEATRTEEDLKKYTKYPWGRDIYTLEGIVDGAPYSMITDFPWLRSLRTAEPNSYARYDFEDDERTTIYAPRRKGQLSADICMETIGEEISELRQMKKGVFQRVVAIFIHYCDVNGEPVEDDYI; encoded by the exons ATGTGCATGGAATGCCTGTCCCGGAAGCTGAAGGAAGCAGTCACACTTTATCTGCGAGTAGTGAAGGTTGTGGATTTGTGTGCAGGCCGTTGGTGGGAATACATGCCCACTG GTTTCACTGATTCCAGTTTCCTAACGCTGCTGAGGAAGATGCCAGACATTGAACAACTTTATGGTCTTCATCCCAGGTATCTTGAAAGACGCAGAGTTCGTGGCCATGAAGCTTTTAGCATTCCTGGAGTTCTAGAGGCTTTGCAGGCCTGTCCAAATCTGTTG GGCGTTGAGACCTCCCATTTAGAGCTGGTGGAAGCTATCTGGACATACATGCCACAAGTTCATATTTTAGGGAAGTTTCGTAATCGTAATGGTGCTTTTCCAATCCCTCCTGAGAACAAGCTAAAAATTCCTATAGGAGCTAAAATTCAGACTTTGCACTTAGTAG GAGTGAATGTCCCCGAGATTCCTTGTATCCCAATGCTGAGGCACCTTTATTTGAAGTGGGTGAGACTCACTAAACCACAGCCTTTTAAAGATTTCCTTTGTATCAGCTTACGCACTTTTGTAATGAGAAATTGTGCAG GACCCACAAATTCTCTGAAGTATGTTCCCCTAGTGACGGGCCTGGCTTCAGCCCGAAATCTGGAGCATCTAGAACTGGTTCGTGTTCCGTTTCTTGGAGGACTTATTCAGCATGTGGTAGAAGACAGCTGGAGATCAG GTGGTTTTAGGAATTTGCACACTATAGTTCTGGGAGCTTGCAAGAATGCACTTGAAGTGGATCTTGGCTACCTCATCATAACTGCTGCACGAAG GTTGCATGAAGTGCGGATCCAGCCTTCCTTGACCAAAGATggtgttttttctgctttgaagatgGCTGAACTGGAATTTCCACAGTTTGAAACTCTTCATCTAGGATATGTTGATGAGTTTTTACTACAGT GTAAAATGACAAATGGAGACTTGGTGAAGTATGGCTTGGCTGATGTGGTTGAAAATCCAGGAATTATTACAGATATTGGTATGAAAGCTGTAAATGAGGTTTTTTCTTGCATCAAGTATCTGGTCATTTACAACTGTCCACATCTACATAACCCAAATAATTGGATCACAG ATCATTCAAGATGGACCCGATTGGTTGACCTCACGTTGGTGCGATGCCACGCAATAAAGCTAGATTCATTTAGTCAGTTCATTGAGTTATTGCCAAGTTTAGAATTCATTTCTCTGGACCAGATGTTCCGTGAACCTCCTAAG gGCTGTGCTCGTGTGGGCTTAAGTGCAGGCACAGGAATCGGTGTCTCATCTGCCCTAGTCAGCAATCAGAATTCTAACAATGACAATGACAACAACAATAatcaccaaaacaacaacaatccCAACATCCACCACAACAATCATCAACATCCAAATGACCAAAATGAGGAGAATGAGCTGCGGCAGGATGGGCAAGCTGAAGGGCAGCAGATTGCAGCTGAGG CACTAAATGAGATGGAGGAAGTTGCACCAGAAGAAGGAATGGCTGCTGGACAGGGCCACAATGATGtccctgctcacagccaggCTGTTGTTCCTATGGAGGTTGATGAAGAGCAAGCAG gacCAAGTGGCATTCAACCTGTTGTAAAAGCAGCACCAATTACTGTTCATGATTCAGACagtgaggatgaggaagaaaacatggGGACAAGAGCCTGCATCACTAACAACATTGCCCAGAATTACTcagatggagaagagaaaagcagagatccAGTGGAAACTAAAGAACCTTCAGGTGTGGAACAGCTGG TGAGTGGTAAAGGCAAGACACCCCTGCGGAAGAGATGCAGTGCCAGCCAAGTGGGCCAGGCAAAGCAGTTCCATATGGAGGAAAGCAGCTGTGAGAAAGGTTGTCAAGTAACAAGTGAGCAGATTAAAGCAGACATGAAAGCAGCAAGTGACATGCCTGAAAGGAACAAAGGCAAAGATTCTTACCCAAGTTGTGGTAATGCAACAGGATCAACTGGATcatccagctcctgcagtgctaTTTCTTCTAGCCCTGACTGTGCACAGACAGCTAGTAACCACTGTGCTGGCACCAGCCTAGCAGCTGCAGATGAATCCAGGCAATGTGTCTGCTCACCTTGTAAAAGTGAAGGTTCCAGTGAGAGAGAGACTGAGGAGACCTCTGTTTGTTCCAGGTGTTCCTGCCACAAGCCACAGGACACACAGCAGAGGACTAGTGGGTGTTGTGATGGGGAATGCCCATCCACGAGTGGTGCCTGCAGGAATGGACGGAGCAGCGCTGGGTCAGATTTTGCATTTAGGACTCTGCCGAACTGTGGGTCTCCCCGAGAGGCAAGTGGTGAGAGGACTAGTGGGAGTACCTGTGGGCCTGCCAGTTTGGAGGAGAGCATGGGctcacagcagagaagctgtgagatGCAGTGTAAAGAAGAATATCCTCGCCGGCCGCTGACGAGAGCTAGAAGCAAGCTGTCTCATGTCCCTCTGGTGTCAGAGTCAG aagtgacCAAGCCAAGGCCACGGCAAACCACAAAGCGGAAAAGGACAGCTGACAAGTCCACAAGCACAAGTGACCCAGTTATTGAGGATGATCATGTTCAA GTACTGACTTTGAAATCCAAAAATCTTGTTGGAATCACTTTGACCAATTGTGGAATAACAGATTTGGTACTGAAAGACTGCCCCAAAATGATGTTCATACATG CTACGAGGTGCCGGGTATTGAAACActtaaaagtagaaaatgcaCCAGTTGTGAATCGGTTTGACTATGCCCAGTGCAAGAAATTAAACATGGATCAGGTCCTGGATCAGATTCTCAGGATGCCCCCAGAAAGAAACCGTATCATTTATCTTCGTCCAATGCAGCAG GTCGACACACTGACTCTTGAGCAGAAGATATTTAGTGGCCCCTATCCCTACCATATTTGCATCATTCACGAGTTCAGTAACCCACCTAATGTCCGCAACAAGGTGCGCATTCGGAGCTGGATGGACACGATAGCGAACATTAACCA AGAGCTTATTAAATATGAGTTCTTCCCTGAAGCAACACGAACTGAAGAAGACCTGAAGAAATACACTAAGTACCCTTGGGGACGAGATATTTACACTCTAGAAG GCATTGTGGATGGTGCCCCTTACTCCATGATTACTGACTTCCCATGGTTGAGATCACTGAGGACAGCAGAGCCAAACAGCTATGCCAGATACGACTTCGAGGATGATGAGAGAA CTACTATTTATGCACCCCGGAGGAAAGGACAGCTGTCTGCAGACATCTGTATGGAAACAATAGGAGAAGAGATCTCTGAACTGCGCCAGATGAAAAAGGGCGTATTCCAACGTGTGGTGGCGATCTTCATCCATTACTGTGATGTCAATGGTGAGCCAGTCGAGGATGATTACATCTGA